DNA from bacterium:
TGGCCTCGCCCGCGAGGATCGTGCCCGCCGTGAGCACGGTGCCGACCAGCGCGATCACGAAGCCGATCCAGCCGAGCCGCTCGCTCAAGAGCTCCCGGCCCAGGGTGGTGCGGGCGATCACGTAGCCCAGCCCCATGATGAAGAAGGTGGTGAAGACCAGCGCCATCAGCACGCCGTGCGCGGTCACCGAGAGGTAGAAGATCTGCGGCGAACGGAACGGCAGTGCGGCGTTGGCGCGGGACAGCGCCTGCATGACCGCCATCATCGCGGCGACGCCGAACGACGCGAAGGCGACCCAGAAGTGCGCCATCGCGAGCCGCGACCAGCCCGAGCCCACGGCCACCGGCGGCGCGCTGGGCTCCTTCACGGCGGTCTGATTCACTGTGATGACGCTCACGCTCCCTCCCGCGTGACGATCAGCCTGCCTTGCATGTAGTGGTGCCCGAGTCCGCAGTACTCGTTGCACACGATGAGATACTCACCGGGCTCTTTGAACACCGTGGTGAACTGGCTGACGTAGCCGGGGATCACCATGGTGTTGCCGTTGGTGCCGACGATCTGGAAGCCGTGCACGACATCCGGGCTGGTCATCCGGAAGGTCACGGGCTTGCCGGCCGGGACGCGGATCTCGTTGGGAAGGAAGGAGAACATCTGCGCCAGCAGCACGACCTGGACGCTGCCGTCCGGCCTGACCGTGACGCCCGGCTGTGCGAACCGCTCATCGGTCCGCGCCGTCTTCGGATCGATCGTCTCGACGTGGCTGGGTGGATGGCCGGCGTACACCGCCGCGCCGTAGAAGATCGAGCCGATGAACACGGCGATCAACCCGATGGCGATCCCGATCCAGATCTTCTCGTAAAGGTCCACTTTCATGGGCGCCTCTTACGGTTGGACCCCGCCACGGGGTAGGTAGACGCCGAAGTACAGGGCGAGCCAGCCGAGCGCGAACAGCAGGCCGTAGAGGGCGACGATCGCCAGCGTGCCGCGCGGGTGCCCGCCGGGTCCGGACGCATCCTGCATCTGTTCCTCCTTCCCAAGGAGCAGGTTTGCACGGCAGGAAGGATGGGGGCCGCCCGGCGGGCGCTCTATCCGGGAAACGTCGGATCGTGTGTCGGGAAATTCCCGACCCGTCGTGCCGGTCGAGGGCGGGTCGAGCCGGCTGGGCAGGGGCAGTGGGGCGCTGCGAGGGGAGCCGGCGGCCGAGGCGCCGGTGCGAGCGGGCAGGGAGCCGCCGGGACCGGGGCGCCGCCGCCGGGGCGTCGCCGGGCGAGCGACCGGGGCGGCTCCCGGGCCCCTTCCCCGGGCGGTCCTCGTGCCGGGGGCGGGCGTGGCCGGGCGCGGACAAGCCGCCGGACGGAGCCCGGTTGCATGCCCGGAGCTCCATGCTATGTTTCCGCCGCGACGAACCCCCGAGTCCAAGGCGGATCGGAAATGGCGCGTCAGAACACGATCGCAGGCGAACTCCCCGTCCCGGATTTCTACGACCCCGAGAACGCGGCGCGCTGGAGCTACCGGCCGGACGAGCAGGCCGTCTTCGAGCGCGCGGTCAGGTGGCGCGAGCAGCACGGCATCCGGCCCGCGGCCGAGGACCGGCTGCGCGTCCACCTCCTGTTGATCGATCTCCAGAAGGATTTCTGCTTTCCCGAGGGCACGCTCTACGTGGCGGGCCGGAGCGGGCGCGGCGCGATCGAAGACAACGACCGCATCGCCCGCTTCATCTACCGCAACCTCGCCGTGATCAGCGAGATCACGTGCACGCTGGACACCCACTTCCCCCACCAGATCTTCTCGCCGGCGTTCTGGGTGGACGCGGACGGCAACCCGCCGCCCGCGAACCGGCAGATCATCGCCGAGCAGATCCGTTCGGGCGAGGTGCGGCCGAACCCGGCGCTGGCGGCGACGCTCGCGGGCGGGGATTACGACTGGCTCCTGAAGCAGGTGATCCACTACTGCGAGGAGCTGGAGCGACAGGGGAAGTACCGGCTCTACCTGTGGCCGCCCCACTGCCTGCTGGGCAGCGAGGGGCACGCGCTTGCGGGCGTGATCCAGGAGGCACGGCTGTTCCACGCCTACGCGCGCGCCGCGGCGGCTCCGGTCGAGATCAAGGGCCAGACCGCCCTCACCGAGTACTACTCCGTGCTCGGCCCCGAGGTGACCACGCGGTGGGACGGCGGCACGATCGCCGAGAAGAACACGCTGTTCGTCGAGAAGCTGATCCAGAACGACGTCATCGTCATCGCGGGCCAGGCGGCGAGCCACTGCGTGAAGAGCACCATCGAGGACCTGCTGGACCACATCGACCCGGACCTCACTCGCAAGGTCTACATCCTGCGGGACTGCATGTCCGCCGTCACGGTCCCGGATCCCGAGCGGCCCGGCGAG
Protein-coding regions in this window:
- a CDS encoding cytochrome C oxidase subunit II gives rise to the protein MKVDLYEKIWIGIAIGLIAVFIGSIFYGAAVYAGHPPSHVETIDPKTARTDERFAQPGVTVRPDGSVQVVLLAQMFSFLPNEIRVPAGKPVTFRMTSPDVVHGFQIVGTNGNTMVIPGYVSQFTTVFKEPGEYLIVCNEYCGLGHHYMQGRLIVTREGA
- a CDS encoding nicotinamidase; the protein is MARQNTIAGELPVPDFYDPENAARWSYRPDEQAVFERAVRWREQHGIRPAAEDRLRVHLLLIDLQKDFCFPEGTLYVAGRSGRGAIEDNDRIARFIYRNLAVISEITCTLDTHFPHQIFSPAFWVDADGNPPPANRQIIAEQIRSGEVRPNPALAATLAGGDYDWLLKQVIHYCEELERQGKYRLYLWPPHCLLGSEGHALAGVIQEARLFHAYARAAAAPVEIKGQTALTEYYSVLGPEVTTRWDGGTIAEKNTLFVEKLIQNDVIVIAGQAASHCVKSTIEDLLDHIDPDLTRKVYILRDCMSAVTVPDPERPGEFLFDFTPNAEEALERFAEAGMHVVESTTPIREWPGVGA